The nucleotide sequence ATATGGTTAAATTAGTTCTCAAAAAATAACGGTTAAATTGGCTGCTCACTGATGTAAACTGAACCATGTCGTAGCTCATGCTCCATCCCCCTTCAAGGAAAGGCCCCTGAGTCTGTTGCATGGTCTAACACTGTACACAGATAAAGGATCTAAGAAAGGGTCTTGGTCAGTCCCTATCCATGTCCTTCGGTGGAGTTACTGATGACAAAGATAACTACTGAATCATGTCATCCCCTTGGCTCTTTGAGGGTCCAGAAGGAATTCCAGAAGTGGGGTACTGTTGATATTAAGAGAAGTGATGATGCCATAATGGAACTCCAAAGATGGCATGGATTAGTTATGATGTAGTGGGATATGGAGGTTGGATGGAATGGAGGAGAGGGCCCTCCCTGAGTCCCTAACCACCTCTCTTGCTTCTATTTACTTTGAGACAGATGACGAGTTTTTCTGGTCCCCAGCTTTTCAGACCACTCAGAGAATGGAAGGGTGAAAAACCTTGCAAGGAGATAAAAAAATTGCATGGGAGGAGAATATTTTTGCTTCCATCATACAATCCTCACCCTCAGACAAATCAAGGGAGTTAGTTTTCCATCTCTCTTAGATCAATTGTAAGTGATGGGAAACAAGACCATCTCAACGTGTTGAACACTTTATGCTCTCCTCTCTTCCCAAGTATCTAACACCAGAAAACAACCGATTCTAATTGAAGTTCTTCGAATTAACCTTTTCCTTTCTGTTTTCTTGAACCTCCACGTCAAAGTTTTTAGTTGCTTtgggatttattttttttaccattATACCTATCTATCGCTTCGATCAGACCTAGAGGTTTTTCTTTAATGTTTTTTTAGTTTTCAGACTTCAGGGGAGGGGGTGGTGAATGCTCCACCACACACACGCGCgcgcacacagagagagaggccgggttgggggggggggactAAACATCTTTCCgagatcctcacatacttctctCTTTTACTGAGAGAGAGGTTTTGATTTCTAACCTCAAGATCTTTCCGACGAATAACTGATATGCGACTAAACATATACCCAcacagatcctcacatacttctctCATTTAAGTTCTGGTATCCTCATCAAACTAAGGgtctaaatccattcaaatctaatcacaagcaccataaTCGGCCTGTAATTAACCTCAATGAGCCCGTACTATAATGTTTCCTAGTTCATTCACATAACTTCGCCCAAAATAACTAGTCAAAAGTTACTTTTTGAGATTTCTTAatcctatataaatactcaaatttttttgggcaaataatcgatgtgagactaaatactTGCTCGCACAGATCCTTACAGAAAGAATTCTTACGGAAAAGTAATGGGTCGGCAGAAAAATTCCAAACCTTTGTGTGCGCCTGAGCTGTTTCTTGTTGAACATTATCACATACACTTTAGTGGTGACCTTGCAAATGAGATAAAAATGACCAATCTCCAAGCAATCAAAAAATTTTGGTATGTACATGTGCTCGTATACAACCTATGAACATAAATTTTAGTGGCTTCTTGGTATATAGAAACATTAGGAGATGTGAGATGGGTCCACCATATAAAGAAGGGGTCTGCATCAAAAGATTTTGTTGGGTCTGTTCCCTTGGATTTATATGAAAAGGATGGGCGGTGGTGCACCGTCAAAGCAGTAGATGTTTCCCCCCTAACTTCCCTTGCTCTCCTCGTCGGGAAACCGTGGCCACCCTCAGGACAAGACAAAACAGCTCTACAGTAAGATTCGGAGGCAAAAGAATAAAGTTGCAAAGGAGAAAAGCAAATGCGGAAGGACATCTACTCTAGGATTGCAATGTGGATGTGGGCAAAATAAAGATCACTTGCTTTTAAAGTCTCCCGGTACGCTTGCCTCCAACCTTTACCTACCTTTCTGATAGCAAAGAAGTGATGCTAACCAACCAAATGGCCTGGATACTCGAATTTTGATGCACCAACGAGGCAGTTCTATAAATTTATGCGTTCATGAGTTGAACTAATTTAGTCTAAAATTTATAGAAGACTAATCACCTTAAAACATGGTTAAACATGGGTGAATTGTTATTTAGATGGCTACATGCTCGCATATTACACAACAGCAAGCCCTTGTTAAGGAAACTCTCATATTTTATGGCACCCCATGAAGTCCCTGTACTCGAAAGAGATAGAGACTGTGATGGATGCTGCACAGAGGTCTTTATGGTCTGTGAGACGATTATAACAAGCTATGACTCAAAATATGCAAATATATTCTCCCAAAGAACAGTGCTATCAATGCTTGCTTCTCATCTGATATCTTTTGGAGTATCTCTCTTTTACCAGATGCCTAACATGAAATATTACCCGAATCTATTGGCACAAACATGTCCCATCCCTCCCCCACCCCCAACCAACTGATGGGTAGGCAATGTGCTGACAGAAGGCAATATATATGCATGATATGTGGATGCTATTTATGTAAGCTTGGGGGTGGTACTGTGCCTATAGAATTTAACTAAGCTAGCACACTGAAAAGATCGTaggtttttcttcttcttcttttttctccctttttgatgatcctAACAAGACGTAAGTCACAAGTCATTGATGTTATGAACAAGATGGAAGTATGGAGTAGGTGAAGAGACAGAAATAAAAATGGCATTCCTATTCATAAGAGAGAGGAGCATATTTATGCAACCTTACTTTATGCATGGAGAGATTATTTTTATATGTTGAACATGTGATATCTAAGTCACGAACTCCCAGCAAAGCAACCTCACGGTTATGCTACTGTTCGCCTTTTAGAACCTCAtcctatttttattaaaaaggtGTTTTTAATACAAGAGCAACAACAAGAAAATATTGGATTTCTTATAATTGGAATGGTCAGTGTCTTCTCTCCTAATGTAACAAGTTAGTAAAATGCTAACCAGGATGaagtattaaaaatataatgataataTCTATGGAAGCCCATAATTCACCCTCAGCTCATTCTTGAAACAGATCCCACTCAGTGGCTATAGTGCATGAGTGACATGATAATGTTTCATTAAGTCCTCCCACTATTCTCAAATATATTCAGTAAGAGGCTAAGAGCATCCCAAGCGATTTCGAGGAAATGAGAGAATTTCTAATATGAAGCACAAAGTAATTTGAACACGAACCATCTACCATACTGGGAGTAGTGCAACCACCGAGCTATAGCTTAGTTCGCACACTCCAATGCACCTAAATTTCTTCATGTTAGAACGCTCTTGCTTGTAGGCTTGAGAGGTACAATGAGACTTCATTACCGTTTAAGCCATTACAATTGTTAATGGTCTAAGGTGATCTTTAGTAAATCCCTGAAACACTTTGGAAGGTCATTAACCAATTAATCCCTTGCATGAATGAGTACACTTATGAGACGTGAATGGATGGATGAACTGCCATGGAGGGGCCCAACAGCAGAGGAGGGGTGAAGAAAATGTCTGATGTgagcagaataaaaaatttCAGTTGATGGGATCTTAGGATGGTCAGAGATCAGGTTGGGGTGCAGAGTGGTTTGGACTTTGGAGACTTCCTTCAGCTTGTGGGACACAGAGAAGGTGACATTTGAAAAAAGGCACCATTGCTGCGAGTAGGAACTACCCATAGGTCTAGAATCTCTCTACATTTATGGCAAGCTTCAGGGAGGAAATGAACCACCAATGGAGTTCATACTTATCTAAGAGATAGGTCGATCAAATAATTCAATTGAACTAGATTTTCAGAAAAAGAATGTTATAATACTATTTAAAACTTCTAAATAAAATGTCTGGAGTCCATATTACTTCATCTGGTACCTACTCGAAATGTTCTCGGACTACAATTATTTATACTTTTCTTTGGCTGACAGAGAATAAATATGAAAAGATATTCAGTTTATGATTGTGGTGTCAACAGTATGTTTCATACTGGCAATATCTCCATGGATCAATAATATCTGACaaatgcataaaaaaaatttttgtaCTTCATGCTCCTCTCATAAATTTGATGAGTTGTGACAAAAACACCAGACATTATCTATTCACAAAATTTAGCGAGTACAATTGAGTCTTATGACCACCACTTCTAACTGCCACATGAGCAGACAGGACTCTTGCTGAAAGAGAGTCAATCAACAGCTCTTACTACTTCATACATCTAAAATcaatacaaaaatataataccCTACAAACAAAGTTAACACAAACATCTTGAGTTACTTAACACCCAGCATCCATGACACTAGCACTTGTTTTCAGTATATATCTTTCAGAAGCATTCCCAGGGTACAAGAACTATACTGCTCTGTAGCCCATGCCAGTTCTATCCTTATTCCAAACAATGACCTTAACCAAGCTCATCGTTATGAGGAAACAAAATGACAGTAGCTATCATTGTCAAGATTCTTATACAGTAGATGTACCTGAAATGTCGTAATCGCTGGTTTAGGAGTGTACCTACATACATCTACAACgctgtggaaaaagagttaagGGTGAGCTGACCTGTTAATTGTTTTGCTTCTTCTGGCTCTCTTTGTAAGACTGTCCCTTTTCCAACCGGCAACAGCTTGTCCTTGACTGCTGATTCTTCCTCTCCACAAATCTTTTCCCAGAAGATCGAGCAAAACAAATGAATCGTCCAGAGAACAGGAATCGGGACGAGGCATTTCCATGGTCTGTCCTTATGAAGCCTAACAAAAGAATGCAAGAATAGGATGTTTTCAGTCTGAAGTACTAATTTACTGCTATCTGCAGCATGTTCCAATCAATGAATTCAGATGAAATTAACCATTGATTGGTAGCAAGCAGACACTGAATAATTTGAATAAGCAAAAGAATAATCATGGGGCATAGAAAAACAATGAGATCAAACTCAATGCCATTTAGGGTTCATAGCATCTACTGGGATCCTTCGAGGCTCTCTGTGTGATGAGAAGTTGAGCATGAACATGAACACTGGACCACTAATCCTAACTTTCAGCATATGCTGatcatcatcaaaatccaaTATCATTATTTGCCATAAGAAAACCTATATTCAAGTAATCAGATAAACCTTAAATTGTCGGCCCTATCTAGGTTTGAAGGaatggttaggtctttcaagagaCCTAAGCAGTATCAAATTCTAAAAAGGTATTTTCACTACTGCTGCTTCTAATATGAGAACTCTTTTTTAATGGACCCAATGCTCATTGTCAGGAGCTGTATTTCATTTGGAGCTAGGAACCAGAAATGAATGCCCACCAATATGATCTACGGTTTGCAGAATAAATGAAGCTTAATATTGAAATGTTATGTAATATGTAAATTACGTAGAAATTCAAATGCACAGACAGTTAAGGGTGTTATCCAACAGTTACTTAAGTCAGGAATGCCTGCTGGAATGAGTAATCAAGGTTCTCAAATAAATTTACACAAAGAGGGTGCTTTTTGATGCAGGTGCAGAAGCAAAATTCCAAAggattctctctttttctcctcgGGATGTAGCACTACAGGTACAAGATTTTGGGTACTGAGGCTGGCGCTTGTGCATAAGCACAGCTAGAGCTCACCAGTGAAGGCTGCAAGGACAATGCATTTGAAATATCTTCAAACCAGAAACGAGGCAATAAACCTGTTGGAAGTGGTTCTGAAAGGACATTGACATGAATATGTGTGACCCATATATGTGAAATAAGTCTTTTGACTGTTTGGTCTACCTATTACATTATTAACCCATCACAGTGAAGCAGATTGCTCTGCATGCAGCAAAACAGCGAGACTGCAATTGGGGAAGCCCAAGGGGATCTTCAAAAGCTAGTCAACATTGAAAATTGCACTGTTTTACATGATCTATGGATTTAGAAAACTGTCCTCAGTCTTGGTTTTAGGGGAAAAAAGTTAAAATACAAGCATACAACTGCGACAGTTGAGGCTTTCCAGCTGTGACCTCTGGTCACTATTACAGCCCTATAAATCCTTTCCAGTCCCCATAATGTCTTCACTTCTTTATTACACTGGATGGAAAATCTGAGGGTGCTTTTTACTCAACTATGTGGCTCATTAATCAATGTATAGATATTCATCTGAAAAATGGTGATACGGTGCCTAATCATCTACACATGAAATTCATGTAGACAAATTACTGAAGTGATTGGAAGTCAATAAGCCTCTTAAATTAATGATTAAAACAAGTGGAGGACCTAAGCATGTAGTGCCATGCAGTTGTAAGATATCTAAATACATATCTTcagaaaattaaataaattacgTCCTGCATGGTATAAATGTAGGTCACCAAGCCTATCTATCCAAGCAGTAGCCTAAGCTGAATATTATCCTCCTAATGCTCATAATGTAACATAGAAGCAAGAAGATACATTAGGTACCCCATTGCAGGTTCTATGACCTGAATATAAATAAATGAACAAAAGAGTTTGCAGAACTGTTCTCAACAGAATGCCTACAAAAATAAACATTTCATGCAAAGTTGTGGAATTGTATGCTATAATATTAGAATCCACGCAGACATAGGCAGGAATGCAAGCTACTTCAGGTGTAACCATTACACGAGAACGAAGCACTATGTAAGTTGAGTTTGCAGGAAAGACGTTTGATGGGTCAAGAGATCCCAAGAGAGCAAGAGCAAAAGATCTTTCCAATTTGAATATTTGGAGCATTAAAGATGCAAGGATAGCAGTAAAATCACCAATTTAATGAGATATCAAAGGTTAGATAGAAGCCCCTCTTTCAATGCGATTCAGTATAGGCACATCTTAGAACTACATGCCACTGTCAATAATTCATGAGAtataaaatacaaaattcaGATGGGAGATTAGGCCCACCTACAGAGATGGTAAAGGAAAATATGCACCATACATAAAGTTCCCTAACATTTGAAACTACATAAAGCTATGCCTTCTAGACTCTCCTACAGGATGAGCTATGCAGCACTTGCAACAGCTTCAGAGAAAGGTCAAATCACAGGTGAAGTAGGGGGGCAGAAAGATTTCAAAATTGAACATTTTGCATGaaaaatcatgatttttttattatcattatttatGTACAGAAATTAGGCATGTTTCCAATATAATTGTTGAAATTGACTCACATTAGCGCACTAGCATAGTCCAACTATGATATGATTTATGTATGTTACAATGGAATATTTAAACTCGTCAAGTGAAGGCAGTAAAATAGCATGAagctatttttcataatatccTCTACCAAACAAGGGAGGCTTAATCCGCAAAGACACAAAAATGGGATCTTTGTATGCAATTGATCTATAGTAAGATATTTATGTGTGAAAAACCCATTATTCAATAAAGACACTACTAGAAAACAACATCAATAACATAATAAGAACATATGCCCTGCATAATGTACACCAATATTCTTGATCAGGAATTCAGAATGATAAAATCATGATTAAAAATAACCTAAGTGACGCGTGCACTCTAATGCTCCCATCCATAAGATTATGAAGATTCTGTTTCGTTTGTTGCATGGAAGAAATAAAGGAATTCATTCCATTCTCAAGTTATTTACCCTCAACACACAAAAATCATACATAATAAAATGGAAatcagatcacttttcttgcaaattccaaagtaaaacaAATTAGCATGGAAGAAATAACTCAAGTGCAAGATTCTCATGTGACTCTCTTAAATTAAATCTATGGGTTTAGAGATTTGAACATCATCTTAATTAATGCTCTGAGCTTTTAGCTTTGTGCAAAAGATTCCAATAGTTGATTTCCCTACGGTTGGAACATGTTCAAATCAATCtatccttcctcccttctttttccTTATGTTTTCTACTCAATTATTTTGAGTCATTTCACATTACTAGGTGCCAAAGCAACTTTGAAAAGCCAGTTCATGGCTTTAGGCAAGAATACCTTCTTATTATATAATTCAAGGGGAGGTATGGAAATTATCATGTAGAAAATTGGAAAGAACAAAGGTGTTCGCTGAATAAAATGATAAGATACTCTATTATGCCATGATGCCCTTGTCCAAGCAACAATAAatgttattttcaaaaaaaatatttctatgaaTTTGCATAGCAGGACTAAAGGAGAAAAGCATGGTCTAACCAACCAACTAGAACTACCTAGTTCAAGGAGTACCAACTAGAACTGCCTAGTTCGAGGAGTACTAACTAGAACTGGTGCAAAATCAGGTCGGTTTGGCTTCTTGGTTCAGAAAACAGTGCGGCCTAAACCACTCTAAATCAAGTAGAATTGAGCGATCCCATGACCAAAAAGAGAGAAGGCCACAGAATGCCATGCACCtctcttttcttaaaaaaatgtgAATGGGAGGATGAGTTATGTGAAGAAAAGCTTGTATACTGTAACACAGGATGAAGTtcataataaaaatttaaaatccttGCCCCAATtaaaaagcattaaaaggaagatGGTCTTGATCATAAGAAATCTGTAGAGAATGATATGGACCAAGATATGTAGATCTCATATAGATACCCATGAAAGAGGCTCTCACCAAACCGGTATAGATCTACGTTAGTATAGTTCAGCTAGGTGCTATACACTATCTGACCATTACAGTCCTAGGTATGGAGATTGCAGATTTGGAGCAGAGCCTCTGCAATGGAAACTTAAAAAATGATGAAATATACGATAGCATTATAAAAATGCCAAAGCACTGAGAgggaaaaatgaagaagaagagctctCGTGTAGCGACTTTTAATTGTAAATAATTGCTTTTgagattaaaaaacaaaaaagtgcTTCCCACGCACCCGCGCAGAAAGCACTTCCTCGCCTTTCTAGGTAGAATTATTTACCGGATATCCCCCCGAGGAGGAAAATGCAGGGCATGAGCTAGATATACATAATAGACAATAAAGCAATGATATGATGTGCATGAAAGGGACTTCTTGCATTCAAAATTGAGATAGAGGAAGCTCCCAGACTGATATGGTTAGTAACTTAACTCTGATTGCATATTGTTGAAGAAACTCAACCTGATTATTCAGAGGAAACAATCATAACTGACATGGATAATCTTTCACTATTAGACTGTCCTCTtgttggacctaatcctcttGCAGTCCACTTTTAACCAATAGACAACCATGAGTGCATTGGTGCAAATGCAATATGCAGATGAAAATGAGGCAATCCACTCGTTTGCAAGGTTACCTTCAAAAAGCCTGCAACAATATAAGTTAAGAATATTTGTGGTCCGACATAGACAAAATGGAGTTCAGGGGCAATAAATTAGGTATCAATTTTCACAGAATCTGTACTCACCCTTCCATTCACGATTGGCATGAAGTTTTTAGTAGATTTATTTGAGATGTCAGCTGGTTGATCAAATTAGCAGTTTCAAGATGGCTAGGGTGATGCATTTTAACCCATCTTCAAATTTTCAGTAGCATCCTTCTGTTATCTGCCAATGAACTTAAAGGGTCCAAAAATAAACAAGCTTACCATATGGACGCAATTACCAGCAAATATCTTACCAAACACCCATAATTGTCTTGGAGAAACATGGTTCTGTTATTAAGATCTACTTAAGTGGAGCCTCGTTCTGTGAAAAGCAAATGATGTGAATCATCACAAAACAAGGCACAAGGGAGCTAAACTGAATGAAGCATTGCAAGACCATGCTACATATGGATCCCATTTGAACAGAGACACCCAATGCACTTAAAATTACCAAAGGCGAAGCAGAATAAAGGTCTACAGACCAATCAATAAACATAAAGAAAACACGTGTCATCTTCCACATATAGCTTAAATATCAAAGTTTTGCTTGAACCATAAAAATTGTTCTCTAAATTCGTTGGATTCACCTCTTATGTGATTCTTACCATTGTTAGGAAAAAAAACTACTGCCATAGAGTATTGAACTAGCTCAAACCTTTAAACAATGCAAAGTTTGGCCCTTATATTCAATGCTCAGTCTtccttccccctttcttcttACTCTGTTTCTATTCCTCTTCAAAATTGGTAAATTTCAATATACACATATAGAAAAGCTGAGAGGATGAACTTCGAAGGACCACTGCAGAgaatcatatgcattcaataaAACATTGTCGACACATGCTCTTATTTCTCTACCAATACTTATATTATTGcaaggaaaaaaattattattaattacAATAAGAAGGATGAACAATTTAATCAGATCTAAGCACATAAGTAACATTCTTGCacattatatattttaaaaacaaaCAAACTCACATCATTATGAGCTACAACTTCTCGCCAACAGGCCTCAGCCGCATCTCCACCAACCGTTTCCTGAACTCTCCATCACTGACCTTCAGCATCTCGGACAGCGGCATCGAGAACCCATTCTCCACCAACATCCGATGCCGGGGCTTAATCTTCCCCTCCAGGCTACATGAGAAGTACTGCGGGAATTCCTCCAGCTCCGACAGCTCCCTCCCCATCTCCCCCACCAAAAACTCCACCTTCGGCCGGAAATTGTTCTCGATGCTGAACGTCAACAGCCCCGGCGACCTCAAGACCATCTTTTTCGTCTCCCTGTAGGAGAATCCCAGGCTCTGGAGGTAGTCCAGCTTGGGGATAAGGGTGTCCTCGACGCTGGACACCAGGAGAACGGTGGTCTGGCAGGTGATCCGGTGCTGCCCGACGAAGCCGAGCCGCCGGAGGAAGTAGAGGGCGGGCTGGAGCTGGCCGGGGACGCTGCAGACGAGAAGACGGGGACAGCGGACGACGGCCTTGCGGATGTCGGCTGACGGGATGGCGGCGAGGCCGAGAAGGAAGTCGAAGACGGGGCGGAGGTCGGCGGCCGGGTCGGAGGTGAGGAGATGGGGGTACATGGAGAAGATGCGTCCGGAGTCGGCGGGTCGGAGGCCAAAAGAGGCGAGGAAGTCGGCGACGGACCgcagggaggagaggggggcgGCGCGGACGGCAGGGTTGAGGGAGAGGGCCTTGGAGGAGTCGACGCCGAGGTCGTGCTCGAGGTAGAGGAGCTTCTCGCGGAAGCGGAGGCCCGAGTCGCC is from Phoenix dactylifera cultivar Barhee BC4 chromosome 6, palm_55x_up_171113_PBpolish2nd_filt_p, whole genome shotgun sequence and encodes:
- the LOC120103773 gene encoding transcription termination factor MTEF1, chloroplastic-like, with the protein product MALRLQLSPIPPPSAKPPKNPILKPRTAFTPLRPLYPTVLSSSTTAVGGDSGLRFREKLLYLEHDLGVDSSKALSLNPAVRAAPLSSLRSVADFLASFGLRPADSGRIFSMYPHLLTSDPAADLRPVFDFLLGLAAIPSADIRKAVVRCPRLLVCSVPGQLQPALYFLRRLGFVGQHRITCQTTVLLVSSVEDTLIPKLDYLQSLGFSYRETKKMVLRSPGLLTFSIENNFRPKVEFLVGEMGRELSELEEFPQYFSCSLEGKIKPRHRMLVENGFSMPLSEMLKVSDGEFRKRLVEMRLRPVGEKL